The region aaaaaaatctcttaaaaaaagaacatttgaTAATGAatccaattataaaaaatataatggtATTTTTGAGCTAGTTATAAATCGttcaaagaaaatatattactCAAATCAATTACTAAAATTCAAAGGCTGCACTCTTAAAAAAGTTCCGttaaattatactaataataataaaattatactaataGTAATATATGATCTAAAAGTGGaagaatattcaaataaattttgagaaataagttttttttcccaAGTTCTTCGAAATAAcgaaaatatcatttttaaaaaaatgctcaaataaacatttttataataatttattatttttataataacttttataataaaatattcaaagaaacatttttataataatttcaatagaatCAAAAATATCATTTCAATTAGAATTTACATGTCAGATATATTTATGGATAACAAATGAAAAGTTACggtattaaaacttttataaaaactccatttttttaagttaagttttgattttttaaacataatgatttaagagtcattttttgtaagaatcagGCAGTCAATGGAAGTGACCTCCtccaaattgcttgaattttttatatattgatcagaatatagaaaaaacctgtttgggaaaaaaaaaattttcaaaaatgtttcgttcactcggaatctgggcttaaatttttgagatttttttaaaaatttttagaaatttagtttttgccacctttgaacccatttttttggcaaggcaaaaagttgcacatagcttttgtagttaatatcagacgtaacccaaaagctctctccaaaaaatataaaaaagttgcgtgacactgtgcggttggctaattatcatagttcaaaagtacaaaatcaatcagttttgtcaacttttaatcggagttaattctagcggcgaagtgttgcacacaatttttcttttaggatttgaaattatcaaaggtattgagtctaaaaatgcaaagaaagttatgtgatacctaaggcctattaatatattaaggcttgaaattggaaaaaaatgttttagtatacttacaaaatgaaccattacggcagaggcgcttagttttgtaaaaatgtaaacatatccaactgtcaatacaaaaaggtcctaacataataataaaaaaaattcgtgtgatctttagatattaagttaaaaataaaggtacaaattgttaaaaatgattaagtacgaagagatatttttttgaacaCACAGATGAGGTTTTCGCtcacaataaaatttctatcatccaaaattagcatttagcattacacaaaacattgcacgtaatgttaagaaaaaatttaagcgtTTCTGACTATGATATAGAAATcataacaattgaaataaataataataaaaaacaatacatgatcagaagtgaattatttaaatttacgtcATAACCAAATAACTTGTGGTGATCGAATGGAAGAAGAATAGCTGATATCACGattgtggagaaacaagttagtgGGCGGTTGTttactttaccataaaaatgtcttaactttattttaacgatctttaaaatttgcataaatagaGTAGATATTTTATCATTGCTATTGAGAAATAGGTACTGCATAAATAGAACTTGTTTTTAGTTGAGtatgaaacaaaacaaatatttttatgaaaactgttgttgcttttcaaaaggaaattgtggatcaatcaaaaaacataaaattataaacaaaatgttctaCATTCATCAGCTGGGAGATGTTGATGTTAAGAAACACCTCATCAACTTAAAGGTaattatgcattttaaatttacgcagactgtaatataatttttataattacatactttataacttctctGCAATAAGATTTTGAGACAaagttctttaaacaaaaaaaaaatagctcttttaattaattcctcactcttttaataaataatcactaaattaaTCACACTCTtgcaatattgtattttaataataacaacaatgtatttcaaacttgtaaacatttttcgtGAAGAGTCAGATTATAAACAATGCTTTAAATGACAcacttaataattgtttaaaaaattgtttttaggtcATGCGATTAAACGATAATAATATTTGGGAAGAAAATGGACTTATTGCAAATAGacttaaaagaaatcttgaaaAGGATGAACAAATATGTGCTTTTCACCGGTACACGTTTGGTATTGCATGGAGTCCTCCAAAAACATGCTTTCATCCTCACCatctaaatataaaaggaaaaaaatctcCCGCTTTAAGGGCGTCACCAATACATGTCGTCATATCAATGTCAAAGCGATACAATGAAGTATTTTCAGTTGGTGCAATGCTGTGTTTTACCCATTTAAAGCAAGAAACTGCTTTATCTAGAGTCAACGAAAACACCAATTTATGTACAGAAACACAAACACAACAAGAACAAACATATATGACACCTGCTACTCCAGATGAAGAATTTCATCCCGGTGAAATTAATGTTTCACAGGAGATTTTGGACGAATCTCTAAGAAGCCGTGAGAGTGTAACTGAGGTTCTTAATGCAAGtccaataaaatttagattaaaaaggaagttcgaatatctggaagatactactaaagataagttaaaacgCAAGTATGTTCGcctagaaaacttattaaagaaaaaatttgcggAAGCTGTTGCTCCTGGACAAGAGGAAATACTTATAGATTTTCTTAACAgtaaaaatgttgatgaaataaatagcCCTCTCCCAATTGAAATTATTCGTGCTCAGAAAGTATATAAGCAAAGTGATTCCATGGGAAAGTTAGTTATCCTCTCATTATTAGACCATACCAAGTAtaccaaaaagtttataatgaacACATTTGAGTGTACCAAACATCGTAtagaaacagcaagaaaatggCATGCATCTCATAATGGGTTGGCATTTCCAGAGAAGAAAGTATTCTTCCGATCTAGTCTTGATCAAACAAAGTGTGAACATTTCTTAGACTTTATATTTACAAGCGGTATTTTGCATGATGTTGCTTATGgaataaccaaattaaaatacgACAGCGGTGAAGAACAAAAGATAGTGCATGCAATACTGACAACAAAATATAGCCACGCTATCATGTTCTATCGAAAAAGTTgtagtaaaaacaattatataccaTTATCTGATTCAAGTTTGTGGAAAGTATTGCATGCAATAAAACCTTCAAGTCGAAAAAGCTTAGCTGGATTAGATGATGTTACTGCTTCAGGCATGAATGGTTttcaaacattacaaaaattggcACAAAGATTTAGTTCTAAATCTCTCGAAGCTGCccttgaaaaaggaaaaaggtatttgaaaacaAGTTATCAAACCAATTGTAGTGTCAATGACTAAAACATTTCTTCTCATAGCTCAAAACATGCCTTATCAGATccatctgaaaaaaatcttcaatccaACACAGAGATATCAGAAGTGGTATGTGCCGATTGCTATGATTTGTGCAAAGCTATCGAGATGATCAAAGAACTAACAATTCAAAATTCTGACGATGCTGATTCTatttatgatttggaaattgctgTAAAGGATGTATTCAACTACATAAAGCACCTGATGAGAGATTCTCAACAGAAAAAGGCAAAAATCGAAGCTTTTAAGCAATTAAACGATGAAACTGCTTTCTGGcttaaagatttttgtcaaaaaattcttCCGGTTCGATACAGTGAGGGCCAAAGAGAGTATTTTGGCAAGAAAGGAATGAGTTTACATGTGGATATATTCTTCATAAAAATAGCAGGAAAGTTATTCAAACGTGTTTACTTTACTTCAATGTATAGGTGTGATCAGGGAATAGGTGATGTTGTTTCGTTAGCCACTGCAGTTTTAGACCAATTCAGAATTGATCAACCGCATATCAagaaaatgtttaccaaatctgATAATGCCGGCTGCAATCAGGGAAATCTTTCAGCTGAAGCAATCTACAATGTATGCAAAGAGAGAGATATAAAGTTGCTGAGATATGATTATAATGAACCCTGTTGTGGAAAAGATCAATGTGACAGGGAGAGTGCAGTTGTAAAGACAATTTTAAGGAGTTACGTTGACTCTGGTAATAATCTTTTGACTGCTGAAGATATACACAAGGCTATGCATTATAGTTTTGGCGCTAAAGATGCAAAAGTAGCAGTTGCTCAAATTAGCAATGATAAAACTGTAGTTACCGGACCAAAGATTAAGAACATTAGCAACTATCACTCATTTGAGTTTGGTGAGAAAAGTATGAAGATGTGGCGTTATTTCAATATCGGTGAGGGAATTGAACAAGAGTATGGAAATCTTAAAATTCAACCCTCGATTAAGTTGTTGTTGCCATATAGCAAAACAGATAATTCAATTAGGCGTAACAAGTCACTTAaggaaaaacagaaaagaagtGACAGGCAATTATATTCATTAAGATTTTGCACTGAAATGAATTGTACTTTATCATTTGAAAGCGATGCTGAGTTAGAAGAACACATGCTATCCGGTCTTCATACAGTTCCGAAATCATTAACATCATTGGATAAAGTTCGCAACTCGTTTGTTCATAAGATGAAAATTACTTCACAACTAAATATGCCAATTTCTTCATCCTCTAACATCGCTTCCGTAAAAGACAAACCACATTGCATGAACATTTTTCTATTGCAAGGTTGGGCATTACCAGTTCGaagttcttttagattttcaaatcaGCAGAAAGAACTgttgtataaatactttattcgtGGAGAAGAATCAGGTAATAAAATGAGCCCTGAGCAGGTTCACATGCAGCTGAGGAGAGAACTTCCGCCTGATCAATATGTAACTAGCCAACAGAtaagatctttattttcaaGGTAGGCATTGTTGCtatcaaaacttttgcaaattaaattatgtttctgactgttaaatagttcttttacaaatatgaaattaaaatttaggtgaaagttataattttgtgtgtttgtttacatatgtttaaaaatatgtacaattGATATTGTTATAGATTTAGTAACCTGAAAAGAAAAGGTAAGCTGGTAGAACCGACaacagaaaataatgaaaatagtcaggttaacgataacaaagaagtttatggcgaaaatgatgactttaatCTGGCAGGAgacaatgaagatgataataaatatgagGAAGACATCGCCAATCTTGCAAAAGAAATTTGTCTTGTATGGAAAGTGAATGATTGGGTTGCTGTTGCATAtgaaaaacaatggaatattggatatattgtggaggtaatattattcaaagtatatattagtttcaagtttttattttgttttacaaaacagtgctctaaaataaaaggaatataaataaaatgtaaaaataatttcagaatgaCATTATATAAgactttacaagttttattgaatgtaagcaaaattaaacaaatcataaactctttattatattattttaaatgttgcgcTAATACTTTTAGGTATCTATAACTGGGATCAGAGTTAATTGTATGATTAACGGGCAAGAGAAGAATACTTTTCGCTGGCCAGTTACTACCGAGGAGATAAATAAccaaactgataaaattatctGTTTAGTAAATGCTCCTTTTCTAATCAGTGGTTGTGGCGATTATTCATTATCCGAAGAAGACTATAATACAGTCATATCATTATTCTTAGAGAAACTTACTGCAGCAGAGTAGAAATTATGTGTGATGTGGTGGATAATGTGTGTAAATGActctattaataaatgaaaaactaatttttaaatggaaaaacatttaaatgtttgatttatgttttatttaattaacaatatatttatcttgatgttagatttttgttcagtttttaattcatgttatatCATGCGTGTGACAAAATCacacgaattttttttattattatgttaggaCATTTTTGTATTGACATTTggatatgtttacatttttacaaaactaagcgcctctgccgtaatggttcattttgtaagtatactaaaacattttttttcaatttcaagccttaatatattaataggccttaggtatcacataactttctttgcatttttagactcaatacctttgataatttcaaatcctaaaagaaaaattgtgtgcaacacttcgccgctagaattaactccgattaaaagttgacaaaactgattgattttgtacttttgaactatgataattagccaaccgcacagtgtcacgcaacttttttatattttttggagagagcttttgggttatgtctgatattaactacaaaagctatgtgcaactttttgccttgccaaaaaaatgggttcaaaggtggcaaaaactaaatttctaaaaatttttaaaaaaatctcaaaaatttaagcccagattccgagtgaacgaaacatttttgaaaattttttttttccccaacaggttttctctatattctgatcaatatataaaaaattcaagcaatttggaGGAGGTCACTTCCACAGTTTCAGGAATTTGCCTGATTCTTAGAAAAAACGGCTCTTAATCACGACATAAAAAATAAGCTGTAACATAAgagttgtttatataaaaatgctttCAGTCTAAAAGTAAATATCATGagtaagataaaataaatatttccaaACAATTACTAGATAACTGTTATACAAggtaacttttattatattgtgtATACCAATATGACTAAACTAGCCATATTGGTACACTTAGCCacaatataaattacaaaataaaaaatttattggtattcattaaaataaaaacatttaaaagtttatccacttcttaatttttcattaacaaaCAATGACAGATCACTGCCACCTCTTGACAACGGCAAATCGTCATTAATACCCATAACTATacgttgtaaaaaatgtaaaacatgtCTGCACTCTGGCGCATATTCAATATCGATAACGAAGTATAGTTTCAGTAAACGGTCTACTGCACTCAACATGCCATTTCTAATagtaataacataaaaaataaaggaCTGAATCAAGTTGCCTCGAGCCCCTAGCGTATTAACAAATGGATGCATGAAAGAGGTATGTCTATTTGCATCAATTATAGTCTCCATAGCTGTAGTGtcctttgtaaaaataaaaataattaagatacAATATAGAAGcgaaattattatttatctagtttataGCACATACCATTTAGCtagaaatattaaacttaaaaacaaaaaacttacagGAAAGATTTGAATAAAGTGAGCTGCAACTTCAGCTGTAGACGGTCGATCCTTATTTCTAGGAGGCACTTGAAGAATGTACGGAAGCAAGTGAAATACAAATTCCATATTTCgatctttgatttttaaaaacatttaaaaattcaaacagTACATATTTCAGaataaagaaaatagttttgaatAGTTAgtgaaagttataaaatataaaaacagtaattaaaaaaaaaacgatgtGACATACCACTTGAAGATATTAGTTGGCTGTCAAGCTCTAAAAGTAGTTGCTTAGCCATTGGATTTGCCTTTCTACGAGCCCAAGTAATAACATGAGGAGCCATATTCTCCCATTGCATAAGCAAATCTTGAGCATTTTCAAATGTTGCTGAAAACTCTCTCTGAAACTAATATAATGATAATTAAGAGTCCTTAAATgtttctcaaacaaaaaatcaattttactcTAGTAATACTCCAATAGCAGTAATCCAAGACATTAGGATATATAttagaaatgtaaaaaacaaaactacttaCATCAAATCCTAAATCTTTAAATGGGGGAAATTTCCGAATAAACTAATGAAAAGGCGGTTTTGATGACATAATCCAGTTTCTTTGTGGTATTCTAGTTTTTTCAAGAATAAATTGTTTTCGATTATACTGAATGTCATCAAATGACAACTCACTTATAATGTTTCGCTCTTCATTTGAAAaaggaactaaaaaaaatagttaagcatcatttgttgtatatataagtatgacTTTAATAACAGTTTTATTAGGCTTACCTGCAACATCAAAAGTTGTTGGGGAAATGGATTTTCGTTTTCGAGTAGCTTGGGCATGGACACCATCAAACTTCCTAATTATTTTCAGCTGCTCCTCGATATGTCCATGAGGtgttattttctctttttttgcCATTCACTTCAACTTCCTTATAAGCGCAATAgtaattttcctaaatatttaaataaggatAATGCTGTTTAAACAGCAAAGAAACTAATTACATTTAGATaacaaagttaaataatatacatatccTAGAAGGCCACCAGAGTGCAGTTTAGGAAAAGCGTTGATGATTGACatagcaaaatttgtttttgttgctctTGATGGATACCTAAagtaaatacataataaaataataataataataaccatactatctaaaaaatgttatagattTAAGTTAAACAGATAGATTTCCTACCTGGTTACTTAGCATGATTCAACAaatcaacatttatttattctgttcatttttttatataatcttattataaaaaagtgtttgaaaaaatttactatGCATAAAATATTCAGAAATAAAAGGATATTTAGAGCAAACTGTAAAATCACATGTAATGACTTACAAGTTTCCAACTTTATTGACCATAATGTTAACAAGAATATGAACCATTTCAAATCTGTACTTGAGTAACATTCCAGTTGTGTCATATTCAACAATGACAAGTTTACCTGTCTGATGCTCATCAAGCAATTTACAAACATCctgaaaaagaagaaatactttgaaaatattttcagaaactaaaattagtccttatagttttaaaaaaaaagttaaaaattaaaataaaaaattacaaatttgatATTGTCTATTCGAAGTACTGGAGTATGAAGAACATTGCTTTACATGAATATGTTGAATCTGAAAAGGGATTGGAATTAGATATATAACTAGTCTGATTAAGTGAAACATGGTTATTTGCAATAGTGAAATCAGTTTGTGAATAATCTGTCTGCGCATAATCTGTGGATTGTTcctaaaacataacaaataattCAATTTACTTAAACTTACATATTgctatactttcaaaattactaaaagtagctctctctttatatatatatatatatatatatatatatatatatatatatatatatatatatatatatatatatatatatatatatacagccctcAGAATTAAGGTTGGCATGCTGACCTAAACTAATAGGCTCCCAGGTCAGCCATTATTTATCGACCTTGTTTCTATCTTTTATGGTGaaacctttgtaaaaatatgtttttgcctatttaaaacagtttaaggtCTGCGTTTTATTTCcgactaattttatttttctaattctgagggttgtatgtatgtatgtatgtatgtatgtatgtatgtatgtatgtatgtatgtatgtatgtatgtatgtatgtatgtatgtatgtatgtatgtatgtatgtatgtatgtaactATATCTATAATAAACAGATTGTTTTTGCCAAAGAACTTATcagaaaatattaaactatgtataataaatatttacaatatggCCAGATATTTCATGGGAAAGGTATAGGTCTTGACATAGTTGATGATTCAAAATAATGTGCATGAACTggcaatttattttcaaacaacGCACTGCATTAAGAGGTTTGTAATCTATTATGTCACATGTTCTTATACATAGTTTTTGGTTATCTAGTAAACAACAGTAAGATAGATTACAATATTTGTGGACAACCCACTTTGTTGTGAAAAAATACACAACTTCACTATGAACAAAAATCTGGTCAATGTGAGCAAAACTTGGTTCACCATCACTATTAAAATCATAAAGAATTGTTTCACATGATCTGTATTGCTGGCCCAATATGGTAACACAATCAACAGCTAAAACTTCACTTTCTTTACCAATAAAGGgaataataagatttttgttCTCTAATTCTGAAACTAAAAACTCTTCACCATTTTTTACATCAGCAATGGTTTTTAGGGGACCATGAATCATCCAAGCTAAGGCATGAGCAATTTGATGTCTCTTTgcaattgaaaaagaaatattctgAAAATTGCAAACAATATGAGCTAAtcgttttgaaaaattatgttTGGCTTCATATCTTATAACAATCATGTGAAGAAGAGGTCCACTTCGTTTTATAATAGTTCCATAATGAATCATTCTGTGATGcttataaagaagttttttctCAGGACAACATTCTTTCATCAATGAATGATGTTCCATTACTAGTTCCTCAATATATGtgatttgtaaacaatttaaatttggagataaaattacatcacataaatttttataagatttggtAAAGTTTCCACTTTTGTGTATCTACTTTATCAATAACATCAGACAAAAATAAGTGGCAAATACATAAACAGTATAAGCATCTGAGTAGAGCGTTGACCTAGTAAAGAGTCATTACTTTTCATGCGTGACTTATTAGTAGTACTAGGTTTTGAGCTGCAGACAATACCATAATCCATAAGCTTGATGCGCCTATTCAGTTTTGTAATGGACATACATTTGACATCATATAACACATgataaagaaacaatttaacTTCACATGGAATAACTCCTTCAAAAATATCATGCATTATGTCTGCAGAATCATTTGAAGCAGGATGATAATAAGGCAATTCAGTT is a window of Hydra vulgaris chromosome 15, alternate assembly HydraT2T_AEP DNA encoding:
- the LOC136092143 gene encoding uncharacterized protein LOC136092143, whose translation is MKQNKYFYENCCCFSKGNCGSIKKHKIINKMFYIHQLGDVDVKKHLINLKVMRLNDNNIWEENGLIANRLKRNLEKDEQICAFHRYTFGIAWSPPKTCFHPHHLNIKGKKSPALRASPIHVVISMSKRYNEVFSVGAMLCFTHLKQETALSRVNENTNLCTETQTQQEQTYMTPATPDEEFHPGEINVSQEILDESLRSRESVTEVLNASPIKFRLKRKFEYLEDTTKDKLKRKYVRLENLLKKKFAEAVAPGQEEILIDFLNSKNVDEINSPLPIEIIRAQKVYKQSDSMGKLVILSLLDHTKYTKKFIMNTFECTKHRIETARKWHASHNGLAFPEKKVFFRSSLDQTKCEHFLDFIFTSGILHDVAYGITKLKYDSGEEQKIVHAILTTKYSHAIMFYRKSCSKNNYIPLSDSSLWKVLHAIKPSSRKSLAGLDDVTASGMNGFQTLQKLAQRFSSKSLEAALEKGKRYLKTSYQTNCSVND
- the LOC136091609 gene encoding uncharacterized protein LOC136091609; this encodes MQWENMAPHVITWARRKANPMAKQLLLELDSQLISSSDRNMEFVFHLLPYILQVPPRNKDRPSTAEVAAHFIQIFPDTTAMETIIDANRHTSFMHPFVNTLGARGNLIQSFIFYVITIRNGMLSAVDRLLKLYFVIDIEYAPECRHVLHFLQRIVMGINDDLPLSRGGSDLSLFVNEKLRSG